The following coding sequences lie in one Lelliottia jeotgali genomic window:
- a CDS encoding Methyl-accepting chemotaxis protein II (aspartate chemoreceptor protein), which produces MLNRIRVVTMLMMVLVIFALLQLISGGLFFSSLKNNQQSFATSNDLRLQQSELTSTWDLMLQTRINLSRSSARMMMDPNNQQSSAKTDLLKNARATLADAAKHYDAFKKITPMPAMAEVSQNIDEKYTQYAAGLTELIQFLESGNMDAYFAQPTQGMQNALGKALSEYAAASSEQYHTAFNESQNDYRFAKWQMAILALALVIVLVGVWYGIRAILLNPLGRVIAHIREIASGDLTKTLAISGRNEITELASSVDHMQRSLTDTVTNVRQGSDAIYTGTSEIAMGNNDLSSRTEEQASALEETAASMEELTATVKQNADNARQAAHLAESASETAQRGGKVVDGVVKTMHEIAGSSKKIADIISVIDGIAFQTNILALNAAVEAARAGEQGRGFAVVAGEVRNLASRSANAAKEIKALIEDSVARVDTGSVLVESAGETMTDIVNAVTRVTDIMGEIASASDEQSRGIDQVALAVSEMDRVTQQNAALVQESAAAAAALEDQASRLKMAVSAFRLTSTPVNSASSRASHAGVAPAARMSNTRATAAGQDENWETF; this is translated from the coding sequence ATGTTGAACCGTATCCGCGTTGTCACGATGCTGATGATGGTGCTGGTCATTTTCGCACTTCTTCAGCTTATTTCCGGTGGGCTGTTTTTCTCATCCTTAAAAAATAACCAGCAGAGCTTTGCGACGTCGAACGATTTACGACTCCAGCAAAGTGAGCTGACATCGACCTGGGACCTGATGCTGCAAACGCGTATCAACCTGAGTCGTTCCTCCGCTCGCATGATGATGGACCCGAATAATCAGCAGAGCAGTGCCAAAACCGATCTGCTGAAAAATGCGCGAGCCACCCTTGCCGACGCCGCAAAACATTACGACGCCTTCAAAAAAATCACGCCGATGCCTGCGATGGCCGAGGTAAGTCAGAACATCGACGAAAAATACACTCAGTATGCAGCCGGATTGACGGAGCTGATTCAGTTCCTTGAAAGCGGCAACATGGACGCCTATTTCGCACAGCCAACGCAGGGGATGCAAAACGCCCTCGGCAAGGCGCTGAGCGAATACGCCGCTGCCAGCAGCGAGCAGTATCACACCGCATTCAACGAAAGCCAGAACGACTACCGTTTTGCCAAATGGCAGATGGCGATCCTGGCCCTGGCGTTAGTGATTGTGCTGGTTGGCGTGTGGTATGGCATTCGCGCCATTCTTCTTAATCCGCTGGGCCGGGTGATTGCGCACATCCGTGAAATTGCCAGCGGCGATCTGACCAAAACGCTCGCCATTTCCGGGCGCAATGAAATTACCGAACTGGCGAGCAGCGTGGATCACATGCAGCGCTCCCTGACGGATACCGTGACCAACGTGCGTCAGGGCTCGGATGCGATTTATACCGGTACCAGCGAAATTGCGATGGGCAACAACGATCTCTCCTCCCGAACCGAAGAGCAGGCTTCTGCGCTGGAAGAGACCGCCGCCAGCATGGAAGAGCTCACCGCGACGGTGAAACAAAACGCCGATAACGCTCGTCAGGCCGCGCATCTGGCTGAAAGCGCCTCAGAAACCGCACAGCGGGGCGGCAAAGTGGTCGATGGCGTAGTGAAAACCATGCATGAGATTGCCGGTAGCTCGAAAAAGATCGCCGATATCATCAGCGTGATCGACGGCATTGCCTTCCAGACCAACATCCTGGCGCTGAACGCCGCCGTTGAAGCCGCCCGAGCGGGCGAGCAGGGGCGCGGGTTTGCCGTGGTCGCCGGTGAAGTGCGTAACCTGGCCAGTCGCAGCGCCAATGCGGCAAAAGAGATCAAAGCGCTGATTGAAGATTCTGTCGCCCGCGTCGATACCGGCTCCGTGCTGGTCGAAAGCGCCGGTGAAACCATGACCGATATTGTAAATGCGGTGACTCGCGTGACCGATATCATGGGGGAAATTGCCTCGGCCTCCGATGAGCAGAGTCGTGGGATCGACCAGGTGGCCCTGGCGGTTTCGGAAATGGATCGTGTCACACAACAAAACGCCGCGCTGGTGCAGGAGTCCGCTGCGGCGGCCGCTGCACTGGAAGACCAGGCGAGCCGTCTGAAGATGGCCGTCTCGGCGTTTCGCCTTACCTCAACACCTGTCAATTCGGCGTCGTCTCGGGCATCACATGCCGGGGTTGCGCCTGCCGCAAGGATGAGCAACACGCGTGCTACGGCAGCCGGACAAGATGAAAACTGGGAAACATTTTGA
- a CDS encoding Positive regulator of CheA protein activity (CheW) produces the protein MTGMSNVTKLAGEPSGQEFLVFTLGDEEYGIDILKVQEIRGYDQVTRIANTPSFIKGVTNLRGVIVPIVDLRVKFSQGDVEYNDNTVVIVLNLGQRVVGIVVDGVSDVLSLTADQIRPAPEFAVTLSTEYLTGLGALGDRMLILVNIEKLLNSDEMALLDIAASHVA, from the coding sequence ATGACCGGTATGAGTAATGTAACGAAACTGGCCGGCGAGCCATCAGGGCAGGAATTCCTGGTTTTCACTTTAGGCGATGAAGAGTACGGCATCGATATTCTTAAAGTGCAGGAGATTCGCGGCTACGATCAGGTGACTCGCATTGCCAACACGCCTTCCTTCATTAAAGGTGTGACCAACCTGCGTGGAGTAATTGTCCCTATCGTCGACCTGCGCGTGAAATTCAGCCAGGGTGACGTGGAGTATAACGACAATACCGTGGTGATCGTCCTGAATCTGGGCCAGCGCGTGGTGGGTATTGTGGTCGATGGCGTGTCTGACGTGCTGTCCCTGACCGCCGACCAGATCCGTCCGGCTCCGGAATTTGCGGTGACGCTGTCGACCGAATATCTGACCGGTCTGGGCGCACTGGGCGATCGGATGCTGATTCTGGTGAACATCGAGAAACTGCTGAACAGCGACGAGATGGCTCTGCTGGATATCGCGGCAAGCCACGTGGCATAA
- a CDS encoding Sigma-fimbriae uncharacterized subunit codes for MKNKLLLICTGSMLALAAHQAMAVTSSGTIGATLTLTNGCLINGSPTQNGINFGSLDFGTHPATFSTLTTQLAGASGGNTFTIQCTTASYTVAITGNTNSTAPGTVVGTPGTPARYLVNTANTAQGVAYSLFSDSGFNNIVANNAPLPVASTAGGVDSYTLYGRITGGGNSVTVVPGTYTDTINVSVTY; via the coding sequence ATGAAAAATAAACTCCTTCTGATCTGTACGGGCAGTATGCTGGCGTTAGCGGCGCATCAGGCGATGGCGGTGACCAGCAGCGGGACCATCGGCGCGACGTTGACCTTAACCAACGGTTGCCTGATCAACGGCTCTCCGACGCAAAACGGTATTAACTTCGGTAGCCTCGACTTCGGGACGCATCCCGCCACCTTCTCGACCCTCACCACCCAGCTAGCGGGTGCCAGCGGGGGCAACACTTTCACCATTCAGTGTACGACCGCCAGCTATACGGTAGCGATTACCGGGAATACCAACTCCACTGCGCCGGGCACCGTTGTCGGTACACCAGGCACGCCAGCCCGCTATCTGGTCAACACCGCTAACACCGCACAGGGCGTGGCCTATAGCCTGTTTAGCGACAGCGGATTTAACAACATTGTCGCCAACAACGCACCACTTCCGGTGGCCTCCACCGCAGGCGGCGTCGACAGTTACACCTTGTATGGCCGAATTACTGGGGGCGGCAACAGCGTGACTGTGGTTCCAGGAACCTATACGGACACCATTAACGTTAGCGTGACCTACTAG
- a CDS encoding Sigma-fimbriae uncharacterized subunit, translating to MTIAFARLRKIAEGKLRLFFALIVGVWPAGMAHAVTSQSFQVSATITPGCSVTTGTGGVLGSLNFGTRSGVATGQVNTSFVPNGSLSIACTPNVALSMSIDGGQHYASVRRMQRASGTEMVAYRLYSSSSLAANSEIGVNQAVPVTYTNSNNIALPLFGVALLTGFSPAGTYSDQLTVTLSW from the coding sequence ATGACCATTGCTTTTGCACGTCTGCGTAAAATCGCAGAGGGAAAACTGCGCCTTTTTTTTGCACTCATCGTTGGCGTATGGCCTGCGGGAATGGCGCATGCGGTCACCTCGCAGTCATTTCAGGTATCCGCGACGATCACCCCAGGTTGCTCGGTGACGACGGGCACGGGCGGCGTGCTTGGATCGCTGAATTTTGGTACCCGCTCAGGCGTGGCGACAGGGCAGGTGAATACCAGTTTTGTGCCGAATGGATCGTTATCTATCGCCTGCACGCCGAATGTTGCGCTGAGTATGAGCATCGATGGAGGACAACATTACGCTTCGGTGCGCCGTATGCAGCGCGCCAGCGGCACCGAAATGGTGGCATACCGCCTGTACAGCAGCAGTTCGCTGGCAGCAAACAGTGAGATCGGGGTCAATCAGGCCGTGCCGGTGACCTATACCAACAGCAATAACATTGCGCTACCGCTCTTTGGTGTGGCGCTGTTGACGGGGTTTAGCCCCGCCGGAACGTATTCAGATCAACTCACCGTGACCTTGTCATGGTGA
- a CDS encoding Sodium:dicarboxylate symporter, protein MASANKLTLFIVIFMLAGILSGAVIHEYASPDAIATWADNITLLTDIFLRLIKMVIAPLVFSTLTVGIMKLGETSTIGRVGGKAMVWFISSSVLSILVGLFIVTLEQPGAGLNLAIPVESVDTGLAVSGMSLKGFLSHTIPTSIVGAMANNEILQIVVFSMFFGIGGASLGEKFNAPLVAALDVVSHIMLKVTGYVMYVAPLAIFAAISSVIATQGLGILLNYASFIGGYYVAILLTCLVLLAVGYMVLKKEVFRLVSMLKDPVLVAFTTSSSEAAYPKTLEQLTRFGCSRNIVSFVLPIGYSFNLVGSMVYCSFASMFIAQAYNIHLSFAEVTVLMLTLMLASKGIAGVPRSALVVLAATIPSFHIPVAGILLLMGIDHFLDMGRSAINVLGNGIATAMLAQNEGLLEEEPELVQQEA, encoded by the coding sequence GTGGCAAGTGCAAACAAACTCACGCTGTTCATCGTGATTTTCATGCTGGCGGGTATTCTTTCAGGGGCAGTCATTCACGAGTACGCGTCACCCGACGCTATCGCGACCTGGGCAGACAACATCACACTCCTCACCGATATTTTCCTCCGACTGATCAAGATGGTTATCGCTCCGCTGGTGTTTAGCACACTGACGGTGGGCATCATGAAACTCGGCGAAACCTCCACCATTGGTCGTGTCGGCGGCAAAGCCATGGTGTGGTTTATCAGTTCCTCAGTGCTGTCTATTCTGGTGGGCTTATTTATCGTCACGCTGGAACAACCCGGCGCGGGCCTGAATCTGGCGATCCCGGTTGAATCTGTTGATACAGGGCTGGCCGTCAGCGGCATGTCATTAAAGGGATTCCTGTCGCACACCATCCCGACCAGTATTGTCGGCGCGATGGCGAATAACGAAATTCTGCAGATCGTGGTCTTCTCAATGTTCTTCGGCATTGGCGGCGCGTCTCTCGGCGAGAAATTCAACGCTCCGCTCGTCGCGGCGCTGGATGTGGTGTCTCACATCATGCTGAAAGTGACGGGATACGTAATGTACGTTGCGCCACTGGCTATTTTCGCGGCGATCTCATCGGTTATTGCGACGCAGGGGCTGGGTATTTTGCTTAACTACGCGTCATTTATTGGCGGATATTACGTAGCCATTCTGCTCACCTGTCTGGTGCTGCTGGCTGTGGGCTATATGGTGCTGAAAAAAGAGGTCTTCCGCCTGGTCAGCATGCTGAAAGATCCGGTTCTGGTGGCGTTTACAACCAGTAGTTCGGAAGCGGCGTACCCGAAAACGCTGGAACAACTCACCCGCTTTGGCTGCTCACGCAATATCGTGTCATTCGTTTTGCCAATCGGTTATTCCTTTAACCTGGTAGGCTCAATGGTGTATTGCTCTTTTGCGTCGATGTTTATCGCCCAGGCTTATAATATCCATCTGAGTTTTGCCGAAGTGACGGTTCTGATGCTGACACTGATGCTGGCCTCAAAAGGCATCGCTGGCGTACCGCGCTCGGCGCTTGTGGTGTTAGCTGCAACCATTCCGAGCTTCCATATTCCAGTGGCGGGTATTTTGCTGCTGATGGGGATCGATCATTTCCTCGATATGGGCCGTTCCGCGATTAACGTGCTGGGCAACGGCATTGCAACCGCGATGCTGGCACAAAATGAGGGACTGCTGGAAGAAGAGCCGGAGCTGGTGCAGCAGGAAGCGTAA
- a CDS encoding Signal transduction histidine kinase CheA: MDISDFYQTFFDEADELLADMEQHLLNLVPEAPDSEQLNAIFRAAHSIKGGAGTFGFTVLQETTHLMENLLDEARRGEMQLNTDIINLFLETKDIMQEQLDAYKSSQEPDAASFEYICNALRQLALEAKGEAAAPAVSAAKLSVVDALASEDATPPAAEEKLRVVLSRLKESEVNLLEEELGNLATLSNIVKGPDSLAATIDGGIGQDDIVAVLCFVIEADQITFETEAAAVEAPAEVAEVLAAPEASAPAVVASAPALKAVPTETGAPNRAEREKPAARSSESTSIRVAVEKVDQLINLVGELVITQSMLAQRSNELDPVTHGDLITSMGQLQRNARDLQESVMSIRMMPMEYVFSRFPRLVRDLASKLNKQIELTQLGSSTELDKSLIERIIDPLTHLVRNSLDHGIESPENRIAAGKSPVGNLILSAEHQGGNICIEVTDDGAGLNRERILAKALSQGMSVNENMTDEEVGMLIFAPGFSTAEQVTDVSGRGVGMDVVKRNIQEMGGHVEIKSKQGSGTTIRILLPLTLAILDGMSVKVAGEVFILPLNAVMESLQPRDEDLHPLAGGERVLEVRGEYLPLVELWKVFEVDGAKTEATQGIVVILQSAGRRYALLVDQLIGQHQVVVKNLESNYRKVPGISAATILGDGSVALIVDVSALQGLNREQRVAYTAA; the protein is encoded by the coding sequence ATGGATATTAGCGATTTTTACCAGACGTTTTTTGATGAAGCCGACGAGTTGTTGGCGGACATGGAGCAGCATCTGCTGAATTTAGTGCCTGAGGCGCCGGATTCAGAACAGCTCAACGCCATTTTCCGTGCAGCACATTCCATTAAAGGTGGTGCCGGTACATTTGGTTTTACCGTTCTGCAGGAAACGACCCATTTAATGGAGAACCTGCTGGATGAAGCTCGTCGCGGTGAGATGCAGCTCAACACCGACATTATTAACCTGTTTTTGGAAACCAAAGATATTATGCAGGAACAGCTCGACGCCTATAAAAGCTCGCAAGAGCCAGATGCTGCAAGCTTTGAATACATCTGCAACGCTCTGCGCCAGTTAGCTCTGGAAGCGAAGGGCGAAGCGGCTGCACCTGCGGTCAGCGCGGCAAAATTGAGTGTGGTAGATGCACTGGCGTCAGAAGACGCGACCCCGCCAGCAGCCGAAGAAAAGCTGCGCGTGGTTCTCTCTCGTCTGAAAGAGAGTGAAGTCAATCTGCTGGAAGAAGAACTGGGCAATCTGGCGACGTTAAGCAATATCGTCAAAGGACCGGACAGCCTGGCTGCCACCATTGATGGTGGTATCGGTCAGGATGATATTGTCGCGGTACTGTGCTTCGTGATTGAAGCCGACCAGATTACCTTTGAAACCGAAGCGGCTGCCGTTGAAGCGCCTGCTGAAGTGGCCGAAGTCCTGGCCGCACCAGAAGCCAGCGCGCCAGCCGTTGTTGCCTCAGCGCCTGCGCTGAAAGCCGTGCCAACTGAAACGGGCGCACCTAACCGCGCTGAGCGTGAAAAACCGGCCGCCCGCAGCAGCGAATCAACCAGTATCCGCGTCGCGGTAGAGAAGGTCGATCAGCTGATTAACCTGGTCGGCGAGCTGGTGATTACCCAGTCGATGCTGGCGCAACGTTCTAACGAACTGGACCCGGTGACGCACGGCGATCTGATTACCAGCATGGGTCAGTTACAACGTAACGCCCGTGACCTGCAAGAATCGGTGATGTCCATCCGTATGATGCCGATGGAATACGTGTTCAGCCGTTTCCCGCGCCTGGTTCGCGATTTGGCCAGTAAACTCAATAAGCAAATTGAACTGACTCAGCTCGGAAGTTCTACCGAGCTGGATAAGAGCCTGATTGAGCGCATTATCGATCCGTTAACGCACCTGGTACGTAACAGCCTCGACCACGGTATCGAATCCCCGGAAAACCGTATTGCGGCGGGGAAATCCCCGGTCGGCAACCTGATTCTCTCCGCAGAACATCAGGGCGGGAACATCTGCATCGAAGTTACCGATGACGGCGCGGGTCTGAATCGTGAACGTATTCTGGCGAAAGCGCTTTCGCAAGGCATGTCGGTTAACGAAAACATGACCGACGAAGAAGTGGGAATGCTGATCTTCGCGCCTGGTTTCTCGACGGCTGAGCAGGTGACTGACGTGTCCGGGCGTGGCGTGGGCATGGACGTGGTGAAACGTAATATCCAGGAGATGGGCGGCCACGTTGAGATCAAATCTAAGCAAGGTTCGGGTACTACGATTCGGATTCTGCTCCCGCTGACGCTGGCGATCCTTGACGGGATGTCGGTCAAAGTCGCGGGTGAAGTGTTTATTCTGCCGCTGAATGCGGTGATGGAATCCCTGCAGCCGCGTGATGAAGATTTGCATCCGCTGGCAGGCGGCGAACGCGTGCTCGAAGTGCGTGGTGAATACCTGCCGCTGGTAGAGTTGTGGAAAGTGTTTGAAGTCGACGGGGCGAAAACCGAAGCGACTCAGGGCATCGTGGTTATTCTGCAAAGCGCGGGTCGCCGCTATGCGCTGCTGGTCGATCAGTTGATTGGTCAGCACCAGGTGGTGGTGAAAAACCTCGAAAGCAACTACCGCAAAGTGCCGGGAATTTCAGCTGCCACCATCCTTGGCGATGGCAGCGTCGCACTGATCGTCGATGTGTCGGCGCTTCAGGGTTTAAATCGTGAACAACGTGTGGCGTACACAGCCGCCTGA
- a CDS encoding Sigma-fimbriae usher protein, producing the protein MAVGARPLKPAMIILLCVTTSAWAETGDDSLPPPPDAQALNSEAVFQLSVVINHYDTGLVVPVTQRNGTFFISSADLLRAGLPPEQVPTGEVDLSKLAKVRVEYDSAAQRLLLSVPRDWVSARITPFGGENAQSKPRYGKGALLNYDLYTNHTEHIGGQASLWHEFRYFNENGSLSSTGYTRKSFAGDNGQQEGYVRYDTTMMFTNEDDATTWTAGDVISDALSWSSSVRMGGISYGRDFSLRPDLVTWPLPEFSGEAAVPTSVDLFINGYHSGSTQLQPGPFTLTNLPYINGAGDAVLITTDALGRQVSTTMPFYVTSDLLKRGLSDGAVTLGSLRRNYGIKNFDYGPAAGSGSYRYGVTDWLTLEGHGEGAEELALGGAGAVLKLGQFGVVNSSYTHSQMRGDNGGQVNWGYQYSTSAFSLATQHSRRDRGYGNLALYDQPTIYDEHDQPIASLSSNTDQYSLTFNLGNYGNIGAAWIGVESFDSQKTELLNLSWSRNLWGSSSIYLAASRDQQRGDWTVAMSLQIPIGERDSAAVTFENTPDSGSTQRINYNHSMPTDGGLSWNMAWANQSRSNNYQQGTLGWRNNNIELQGGGYGERDMMTWWGEAMGSIVLMDNELFAANKINDAFVVISTDGHPDVPVNYENQPVGKTNRNGYLLVSGVSAYYPASYSINTLNLPADTRLKETERRVAIRRHSGYLVDFPMEQERVASVILHDAQGQAIPVGSQVRRASRSAAVVGYDGIAWLENLTDVNPLEVILPEGKRCYATLSIGANPEHKLQTFGPLTCREAP; encoded by the coding sequence ATGGCAGTCGGCGCCCGTCCACTGAAACCGGCGATGATAATCCTGCTTTGCGTCACAACAAGCGCCTGGGCCGAAACCGGTGATGACAGTTTACCGCCACCGCCGGATGCGCAGGCACTCAACAGCGAAGCAGTATTTCAGCTCTCGGTAGTGATAAACCACTACGACACTGGACTGGTGGTCCCCGTCACGCAGCGCAACGGCACGTTTTTTATCTCCAGTGCCGATCTGCTACGCGCCGGGTTGCCGCCGGAGCAAGTGCCAACGGGTGAAGTCGATTTATCAAAACTGGCAAAAGTGCGTGTCGAATATGACAGTGCTGCCCAGCGCCTGTTGCTCAGTGTGCCGCGCGACTGGGTATCGGCCCGCATTACGCCGTTCGGCGGGGAAAATGCGCAAAGTAAACCCCGTTACGGTAAAGGCGCGCTGCTCAATTACGATCTCTATACCAATCACACCGAACACATCGGCGGCCAGGCTTCGCTCTGGCACGAATTCCGCTATTTCAATGAAAACGGTTCGCTCTCATCTACCGGCTATACGCGTAAAAGCTTTGCCGGAGACAATGGTCAGCAGGAAGGGTACGTGCGCTACGACACGACCATGATGTTCACCAATGAAGATGACGCCACCACCTGGACCGCCGGAGATGTGATCAGCGATGCCCTGAGCTGGAGCAGCAGCGTGCGCATGGGCGGAATCAGCTACGGACGCGACTTCTCTCTGCGCCCGGACCTGGTCACCTGGCCGCTGCCGGAATTCTCCGGCGAAGCCGCGGTGCCGACGTCGGTGGATCTGTTCATCAACGGCTATCACTCAGGCTCCACGCAACTCCAGCCCGGCCCGTTCACCCTGACCAATCTGCCCTACATCAATGGCGCTGGGGATGCGGTATTAATCACCACTGACGCGCTTGGGCGTCAGGTCAGTACCACCATGCCGTTTTATGTCACCAGCGATCTGCTCAAACGGGGGCTGAGCGACGGAGCCGTCACCTTAGGCAGCCTGCGTCGCAACTACGGCATTAAGAATTTTGATTACGGTCCAGCGGCGGGGAGTGGGTCATATCGCTACGGCGTGACGGACTGGCTGACGCTGGAAGGGCACGGCGAAGGGGCAGAAGAGTTGGCTCTGGGCGGGGCGGGGGCGGTGCTTAAACTGGGTCAATTTGGCGTGGTGAACTCTTCTTATACCCACAGTCAGATGCGCGGCGATAACGGCGGGCAGGTGAACTGGGGCTATCAGTACAGTACCAGTGCGTTTAGCCTGGCTACCCAGCATTCACGGCGCGATCGCGGGTATGGCAACCTGGCGCTGTACGATCAGCCGACTATTTATGATGAGCACGATCAGCCCATCGCCAGCCTCAGTAGCAATACTGACCAATATTCGCTGACCTTTAATCTCGGCAACTACGGCAATATTGGCGCAGCGTGGATTGGCGTCGAGAGTTTCGACAGCCAGAAAACTGAGCTGCTGAACCTGTCGTGGAGCCGCAACCTGTGGGGAAGTAGCAGTATTTATCTTGCCGCCAGCCGCGACCAGCAGCGCGGGGACTGGACGGTGGCGATGTCCCTGCAAATTCCGATTGGCGAGCGGGACAGCGCCGCCGTCACCTTTGAAAATACGCCAGATTCTGGCAGCACTCAGCGGATCAACTACAACCACTCGATGCCGACGGACGGCGGGCTGAGCTGGAATATGGCGTGGGCGAACCAGTCAAGATCCAACAACTATCAGCAGGGGACGCTCGGCTGGCGTAACAACAATATTGAACTGCAGGGCGGGGGATACGGCGAACGGGACATGATGACCTGGTGGGGCGAGGCGATGGGTTCGATTGTGCTGATGGATAACGAGCTGTTCGCGGCCAACAAAATCAACGACGCCTTCGTGGTGATCAGCACTGACGGGCATCCGGACGTGCCGGTCAATTATGAAAACCAGCCGGTTGGCAAAACCAACCGTAATGGCTATCTGCTGGTCAGCGGCGTGTCGGCCTACTATCCGGCCAGTTACAGTATCAACACGCTGAATTTGCCCGCCGATACGCGTCTTAAAGAGACGGAGCGCCGCGTGGCAATCCGCCGCCACAGCGGTTATCTGGTGGATTTCCCAATGGAACAGGAGCGGGTGGCGAGTGTGATTCTACATGACGCGCAAGGACAGGCGATCCCGGTCGGCAGCCAGGTACGACGCGCCTCGCGCAGTGCGGCAGTGGTCGGATATGACGGCATCGCCTGGCTTGAAAATCTCACCGACGTTAACCCGCTGGAAGTTATCCTGCCTGAGGGGAAACGCTGTTATGCCACGCTCAGTATTGGTGCTAATCCCGAGCATAAATTGCAAACCTTCGGCCCGCTGACATGCCGGGAGGCCCCGTGA
- a CDS encoding Sigma-fimbriae tip adhesin produces the protein MSGGSWAACVISTVNANFGSVTSFALSGTGEVETTGTLVVSCDAILNLLTNDSVTLNYTAATVSANSRATMKRTDNATITDVIPTRLCGLSGCSGSSEVQIAKAYTWSGATLLNLLGAKQYNIPLYFRTVAGQNVTAGPYQVVLTFSINYNVCSVGAVGLCLTPQTGTATTSITLNMNVTNDCSAMTTPNVNFNSAPLVQNFPTVSQAISVTCTKGSTYTIGINNGANASNGVRRMMSGNNFMSYDIYKEATTNRWGGSGTERWASAASSQLSTDGLLRTYNYTAKVLTSQTTPPAGTYTDTLIVDVAF, from the coding sequence ATGTCGGGTGGCAGTTGGGCGGCCTGTGTCATCAGCACCGTCAATGCGAATTTCGGCAGCGTCACCTCATTTGCCTTAAGCGGAACGGGGGAAGTCGAAACCACCGGTACCCTGGTGGTGAGCTGCGATGCGATCCTGAACTTGCTCACCAATGACTCCGTGACCCTGAACTACACCGCCGCGACCGTATCCGCCAACAGCCGCGCGACCATGAAACGCACGGACAATGCCACCATCACCGATGTGATCCCTACGCGGCTCTGCGGGCTGTCGGGATGTTCCGGCAGCAGTGAAGTGCAAATTGCCAAAGCTTATACCTGGAGCGGCGCCACGCTGCTCAACCTGCTGGGGGCAAAGCAGTACAATATTCCGCTCTATTTTCGCACGGTGGCGGGGCAAAACGTGACGGCGGGGCCGTATCAGGTGGTGCTGACCTTTAGCATCAACTACAACGTCTGTTCCGTCGGGGCCGTCGGGCTGTGCCTCACGCCGCAAACCGGCACTGCCACCACCAGCATTACGCTGAATATGAACGTAACCAACGATTGCAGCGCGATGACCACGCCCAACGTCAATTTCAATAGTGCGCCGCTGGTGCAAAACTTTCCAACCGTCTCCCAGGCGATTTCCGTCACCTGCACCAAAGGCAGCACCTATACCATCGGCATCAACAATGGTGCCAACGCGTCGAATGGCGTGCGCCGGATGATGAGCGGCAATAACTTTATGAGTTACGACATCTATAAAGAGGCAACCACTAACCGCTGGGGCGGCAGCGGGACCGAGCGCTGGGCGAGCGCCGCCTCATCGCAACTGAGCACCGACGGGCTTTTGCGTACCTACAACTACACCGCCAAAGTGCTCACCAGCCAGACCACTCCGCCCGCCGGAACCTATACCGACACCCTAATCGTTGACGTCGCCTTCTGA
- a CDS encoding type 1 pili usher pathway chaperone CsuC produces MKSSFTRYGVLGMWAILAVMANRANAAATILLWPIDPWLSADTKATELWIQNQGNSATTMQVRIMRWKQENGFERYTAQQDVVASPPIVTIGKDGKQLIRLIKQSNIPMGVEQAYRIIVDEIPQPGDKSQPEIGLKIQMRYSIPLFVYGQGIPTIKEGAHHALADTQNLSWKIIQEDGKPALQVRNRGDVHVRLSQVALDQRTIADGLLGYVLPDSTRSWPLPAGVQQARQMSAQINAGNTQWQSAPVH; encoded by the coding sequence ATGAAGTCATCATTTACTCGCTATGGCGTACTGGGGATGTGGGCCATATTGGCCGTGATGGCAAACCGGGCGAATGCGGCGGCGACCATACTGCTGTGGCCGATTGACCCCTGGCTCTCTGCGGATACCAAAGCCACGGAGCTGTGGATCCAGAATCAGGGAAACAGCGCAACCACCATGCAAGTGCGGATTATGCGCTGGAAGCAGGAGAACGGATTCGAGCGCTACACCGCCCAGCAGGATGTGGTCGCCAGCCCGCCGATTGTGACCATCGGCAAAGACGGTAAACAACTGATTCGCTTGATCAAACAAAGCAATATCCCGATGGGCGTTGAGCAAGCCTACCGCATTATCGTGGATGAAATCCCCCAGCCCGGAGACAAATCCCAGCCGGAAATCGGGCTGAAAATCCAGATGCGTTATTCCATTCCGCTGTTTGTTTACGGCCAGGGGATCCCGACCATCAAAGAAGGTGCACACCATGCCCTGGCCGACACGCAAAACCTGAGCTGGAAGATTATCCAGGAGGACGGAAAACCCGCATTACAGGTGCGTAATCGGGGGGATGTTCACGTCCGCTTAAGTCAGGTGGCGCTGGATCAACGGACCATCGCCGACGGTCTACTTGGCTATGTTCTCCCGGACAGCACCCGCAGCTGGCCGCTTCCGGCGGGTGTGCAACAGGCCCGCCAGATGAGTGCGCAAATTAATGCCGGGAACACGCAATGGCAGTCGGCGCCCGTCCACTGA